A window of the Candidatus Paraluminiphilus aquimaris genome harbors these coding sequences:
- a CDS encoding response regulator, with translation MTNAAVLLVEDNDINRDMLTRRLTRAGLTVISAADGETALERMRNDSPGVVLMDMTLPVLNGWEACEQAKADPTIAHIPIIALTAHAMAADRERAMSVGCSEYETKPIDFPVLLAKIYQFLEAAPA, from the coding sequence GTGACTAACGCTGCTGTGCTGCTCGTTGAAGACAACGATATAAATCGCGATATGCTTACACGGCGATTGACGCGGGCCGGTCTCACCGTCATCAGCGCAGCAGATGGCGAAACAGCCCTGGAGAGGATGCGCAACGACTCACCCGGTGTTGTCCTAATGGACATGACACTGCCAGTGCTAAACGGCTGGGAGGCCTGTGAACAGGCAAAAGCCGATCCAACGATCGCGCACATCCCAATCATTGCTCTCACGGCACATGCCATGGCGGCCGATCGTGAGCGAGCGATGAGCGTTGGCTGCAGCGAATACGAAACTAAACCCATCGACTTTCCGGTGTTACTCGCCAAGATTTACCAATTTCTTGAGGCAGCACCCGCATGA